Proteins from one Caloramator mitchellensis genomic window:
- a CDS encoding ATP-dependent DNA helicase — protein MKFKDKISVRELVEFILKSGSIESGQFGLGGIERAIEGTKIHKMIQKKFKENYSAEVNITYLYEDDEYSIEITGRIDGIIDGEIITVDEIKTTNKDLDRLEENFLHLAQARCYAYLYAKEKNLDGINVRLTYCNVDTLELKIFEHYYTLAELESFFIAILEKYKIWVKLVCEHNKSRDDSIKKLQFPFKEFREGQRKLSVAVYKTIRDKKILFAEAPTGTGKTIGTLFPAIKALREGLGSKIFYLTAKTITRTVAEETVNMMVNDGLVVKCVTITAKEKICFLKGKCSPEECVYAKGHFDRVNQAIFEALKEKIIDRQKIAYYAEKHKVCPFELSLDISLFCDIVICDYNYAFDLSASLKRFFEADKNDFIYLIDEAHNLVDRGREMYSAALNKRSFMNFKKKYKDYNKLKKALEKVNRKFIEIKKRLNKAFEVWSIIPEDLVDSLYECQNIIEETIVEHKINDDELINLYFEIINFIKISQLFDENYRTFIYLSSEDLKVKLFCLNPFKITSSILNKANSAILFSATLSPLDYYINLLYKEKVNKIKLKSPFSKNNMLVILDRSISTRYSDRENTYDRISNAIKSFSIKKGNYLIFFPSYKYMREVLNRFKMEDTDVYVQNSDMTEEAKELFLKRFSENKGKRLIAFAVMGGIFGEGIDLDGDKLIGVCIVGVGLPQISYERDVIKEHFDNAFGRGFEYAYVYPGFNRVMQAVGRLIRTEKDRGVVLLIDDRFDKKPYRDLIPELWKPVKYISKDEEIEGLTENFWNN, from the coding sequence ATGAAATTCAAAGACAAAATTTCAGTTAGAGAGCTAGTAGAATTTATATTAAAAAGCGGAAGTATTGAATCTGGTCAGTTTGGACTAGGCGGAATAGAAAGAGCAATTGAGGGGACGAAAATTCATAAAATGATTCAAAAAAAATTTAAGGAGAACTATTCCGCTGAAGTAAATATAACCTATTTATATGAGGATGATGAATACTCAATTGAAATTACTGGAAGAATCGACGGTATAATAGATGGTGAAATAATCACAGTTGATGAAATAAAAACTACAAATAAGGATTTGGATAGATTAGAGGAAAATTTTTTGCACCTTGCTCAGGCAAGGTGCTATGCGTATTTGTATGCAAAGGAAAAAAATTTGGATGGCATCAATGTAAGATTAACATATTGCAATGTTGATACTCTTGAATTAAAAATTTTTGAACATTACTACACTTTAGCCGAACTGGAAAGTTTTTTTATTGCAATCTTAGAAAAATACAAAATTTGGGTAAAATTGGTTTGCGAACATAATAAGTCGAGGGATGACTCTATTAAAAAACTTCAATTTCCATTTAAAGAGTTCAGGGAAGGACAAAGAAAATTATCTGTTGCGGTGTATAAAACAATCAGGGATAAAAAAATATTGTTCGCAGAAGCACCAACCGGGACAGGAAAGACAATAGGGACGCTTTTTCCTGCTATTAAGGCACTTAGAGAAGGTTTAGGGAGCAAAATTTTTTATCTTACTGCAAAGACAATAACAAGAACAGTAGCTGAAGAAACAGTGAATATGATGGTTAATGATGGTTTGGTGGTAAAATGCGTCACCATTACTGCTAAGGAGAAAATATGTTTTTTAAAGGGAAAGTGTAGTCCTGAAGAGTGCGTTTATGCAAAGGGGCATTTCGACAGAGTTAATCAAGCTATATTTGAGGCTCTGAAGGAGAAAATTATAGATAGGCAGAAGATTGCATATTATGCTGAAAAACATAAGGTGTGCCCGTTTGAACTTTCGCTTGATATTTCTTTGTTTTGCGATATCGTTATATGCGACTACAATTACGCTTTTGATTTATCAGCCAGTCTAAAGCGTTTTTTTGAGGCAGATAAGAACGATTTTATTTACTTAATTGATGAGGCTCATAATCTTGTCGACAGAGGCAGGGAAATGTATTCTGCAGCTTTAAATAAAAGAAGCTTTATGAATTTTAAAAAGAAATATAAGGATTATAACAAGCTTAAAAAAGCGCTGGAAAAAGTAAACAGGAAATTTATCGAAATTAAGAAAAGACTAAACAAGGCATTTGAAGTTTGGAGCATTATTCCAGAAGATTTAGTGGACTCATTGTATGAATGCCAAAATATTATTGAAGAAACCATTGTTGAACACAAAATAAATGACGATGAACTTATCAACTTATATTTTGAGATAATTAATTTTATTAAAATAAGCCAATTGTTTGATGAAAACTACAGAACTTTTATTTATTTGAGCAGTGAAGATCTCAAAGTAAAGCTCTTTTGTCTTAATCCCTTTAAAATTACAAGTTCCATCCTAAACAAAGCAAATTCAGCCATTCTGTTTTCAGCAACCTTAAGTCCACTGGATTATTATATAAACTTGTTATATAAAGAAAAGGTAAATAAGATAAAATTAAAATCTCCCTTTTCAAAGAATAATATGCTTGTTATATTGGACAGGTCTATATCAACGCGCTACTCAGACAGGGAAAATACTTATGATAGAATTTCTAATGCAATTAAATCTTTTTCAATTAAAAAAGGAAATTATTTAATCTTCTTTCCTTCATATAAATACATGAGAGAGGTTTTGAATAGGTTTAAGATGGAGGATACAGATGTTTATGTTCAGAATAGCGATATGACTGAGGAAGCAAAGGAATTATTTCTAAAAAGATTTAGTGAAAATAAAGGGAAACGTCTTATTGCATTTGCAGTGATGGGTGGCATATTTGGTGAAGGTATTGACCTTGATGGGGACAAATTGATTGGAGTTTGTATAGTTGGAGTTGGACTTCCACAGATATCATATGAAAGGGATGTTATAAAGGAGCATTTTGATAATGCTTTTGGAAGAGGATTTGAATATGCATATGTATACCCTGGATTCAACAGGGTGATGCAGGCTGTTGGAAGGCTGATTAGGACCGAAAAGGATAGAGGAGTTGTTTTGTTGATTGACGACAGATTTGATAAAAAACCTTATAGGGATTTGATTCCTGAATTGTGGAAGCCTGTTAAATATATAAGTAAGGATGAGGAGATTGAAGGATTAACAGAAAATTTTTGGAATAATTGA
- a CDS encoding replication-associated recombination protein A, translated as MDLFDYMNKQNKEKLEPLAERMRPETLDEFVGQEHLVRKGKMLYRAIITDNLTSVILYGPPGTGKTTLAKIIANTTKSEFMQINAVTSNLSEIKAAIETADKNQKMYNKKTILFIDEIHRFNKLQQDALLPFVEKGIVVLIGATTENPYFEVNKALLSRSLIFELKQIEPVDVYKVLKKALNSEKGYKNYTIEVTDDVLWFFANNSGGDVRRALNALEMAVMTSSKVGEKIVITLEDASECMQKPPINYDKNGDNHYDVISAFIKSMRGSDPDAAVYYLARMIESGEDPMFIARRIVICASEDVGNADPMALNVAVSAAKAVEFIGLPEARIILSQAAIYVACAPKSNASYFAIDDAIEDVRKNPNIEVPGYLRDTHYSGARKLQRGLGYKYPHNFENNFVYQEYLPEKIRGRKYYNPTNNGYEVKISERLKRLWKG; from the coding sequence ATGGATTTGTTTGATTATATGAATAAGCAGAATAAGGAAAAATTAGAACCTCTTGCTGAGAGGATGAGGCCTGAAACATTGGATGAATTTGTAGGACAGGAACATTTAGTTAGAAAGGGTAAAATGCTTTATAGGGCGATAATTACTGATAATTTGACTTCTGTAATACTTTACGGTCCTCCTGGAACGGGCAAAACTACCCTTGCAAAGATAATTGCAAATACAACAAAATCAGAATTCATGCAGATAAATGCAGTAACTTCAAACCTGTCAGAAATAAAAGCAGCTATTGAAACGGCTGATAAAAATCAAAAAATGTATAACAAAAAAACAATATTATTCATAGACGAGATACATAGGTTTAATAAACTTCAACAGGATGCCCTTCTTCCTTTTGTTGAAAAGGGAATTGTAGTTTTAATAGGTGCCACAACTGAAAACCCTTATTTTGAAGTTAATAAAGCACTGCTATCAAGATCTTTGATATTTGAACTAAAGCAAATTGAACCTGTTGATGTTTATAAGGTTTTAAAAAAGGCTCTTAATAGCGAAAAGGGATATAAAAATTATACAATCGAAGTAACTGATGATGTCCTGTGGTTTTTTGCAAACAACAGCGGAGGGGATGTAAGAAGAGCGTTAAATGCACTTGAAATGGCTGTCATGACCTCAAGCAAGGTTGGCGAAAAGATAGTAATAACGCTCGAGGATGCATCAGAATGTATGCAAAAGCCACCAATAAATTACGATAAGAACGGAGATAATCATTATGACGTTATTTCAGCATTTATTAAGAGCATGCGCGGCTCAGATCCAGATGCTGCAGTTTATTATCTTGCAAGGATGATAGAAAGCGGGGAAGATCCTATGTTCATTGCAAGGAGGATAGTTATTTGTGCAAGTGAAGATGTAGGAAATGCAGATCCTATGGCGTTAAATGTTGCTGTAAGTGCTGCAAAGGCAGTAGAATTTATTGGACTTCCAGAAGCCAGGATTATATTGTCACAGGCTGCTATATATGTAGCATGTGCGCCTAAAAGCAATGCAAGTTATTTTGCTATAGATGATGCTATAGAAGATGTAAGAAAAAACCCCAATATAGAGGTGCCGGGCTACCTTAGAGATACCCATTATAGTGGTGCAAGGAAATTACAAAGAGGATTAGGGTATAAATATCCTCATAACTTTGAAAATAATTTTGTATATCAGGAATATTTACCGGAAAAAATAAGAGGAAGAAAATATTACAATCCGACAAATAATGGTTATGAAGTTAAAATAAGCGAGAGATTAAAAAGGCTTTGGAAAGGTTAA
- a CDS encoding YciI family protein translates to METYIYKIVPYKENFMETITEEEEKIVGEHFEYLKKAHENGIVLLAGPCLDAAFGIVIFKSNNFEEAKLFMENDPAVKRGVFEAELHDFKISIGNLI, encoded by the coding sequence ATGGAAACTTATATTTATAAAATAGTTCCTTACAAAGAAAACTTTATGGAGACGATTACTGAAGAAGAGGAAAAAATAGTAGGAGAACATTTTGAATATTTAAAGAAGGCTCATGAAAATGGAATAGTGTTGCTTGCTGGACCATGTCTTGATGCAGCTTTTGGCATTGTAATATTTAAAAGCAATAATTTTGAGGAAGCAAAATTATTCATGGAAAATGACCCTGCAGTAAAAAGGGGCGTGTTTGAAGCAGAGTTACATGATTTCAAAATTTCAATAGGAAATTTAATTTAA
- a CDS encoding MFS transporter — protein sequence MKIDRNFKLNITFYLIYELFLGVFVGAYMFLLGPYILSLGYKENLVGTVSLIQTLSFAGFAYIAGIFSSKFTDKALFAFVSISSSLSGIMFIFSKNIILVIAGVLLYSLAISTIVVIKTPFLIRTTKGFNTVKVIGMVLTYCVTTNLIGNFLSGKILSLFGYNFSWIFFSLFAIFSIIPAFLIKTEKAITQKEKTNNKLQFDKRMLFLVSYTSLGAFGYGLIGPYYTTYLINKLNLDTFSASFINNFSIIGMIAAMLLSPYAAKKFGKTKTLWDAKVYVFPVLLLLVFIKNNILFFSTALGLLYFLRSFFLNIPIPVESDLILKSVPENYQDKFNSIIVFANNFTVSISSFVAGFIISDFNFGYEITFTLSAIIFIIQGYMFLKFSAANLKNKA from the coding sequence ATGAAAATAGATAGAAATTTTAAACTTAATATTACATTTTATTTAATATACGAACTGTTCTTAGGAGTTTTTGTTGGAGCATACATGTTTTTACTAGGCCCTTATATTTTAAGCCTTGGTTATAAGGAAAATCTTGTTGGAACAGTTTCTTTAATTCAAACATTAAGTTTTGCTGGATTTGCTTATATTGCTGGAATTTTTAGCAGTAAGTTTACAGATAAAGCGCTTTTTGCTTTTGTTTCTATTTCAAGCTCCTTAAGCGGAATAATGTTTATTTTTTCGAAAAACATCATTCTAGTTATCGCCGGAGTTTTGTTATATTCGCTTGCTATATCAACAATTGTTGTTATAAAAACTCCATTTTTAATAAGAACCACAAAAGGATTTAACACAGTAAAGGTTATCGGGATGGTATTAACTTATTGCGTAACTACTAATTTGATAGGAAATTTTTTATCAGGCAAAATATTGAGTTTGTTCGGCTATAACTTTTCATGGATTTTTTTTAGTTTATTTGCAATTTTTAGCATTATCCCAGCTTTTCTTATTAAAACAGAAAAGGCAATTACTCAAAAAGAAAAAACAAACAATAAACTCCAATTCGACAAGAGGATGCTGTTCCTTGTATCATATACATCATTAGGAGCGTTTGGTTATGGTCTAATTGGTCCATATTATACAACTTATTTGATAAACAAACTGAATTTAGACACGTTCTCAGCATCCTTTATAAACAATTTTAGTATAATCGGGATGATAGCTGCCATGCTTCTTTCTCCATATGCAGCAAAAAAATTCGGAAAAACTAAAACACTATGGGACGCCAAAGTTTATGTATTTCCGGTTTTATTGCTCCTTGTTTTTATCAAGAATAACATTTTGTTTTTTTCTACCGCTTTAGGTCTGCTTTATTTTTTGAGGTCATTTTTCTTAAATATTCCAATACCTGTTGAGAGCGATTTGATATTAAAGTCTGTTCCTGAAAACTATCAGGACAAGTTTAACAGTATAATTGTATTTGCCAATAACTTCACAGTTTCAATATCTTCTTTTGTTGCTGGCTTTATAATATCAGACTTTAATTTTGGATATGAGATTACATTTACTTTAAGCGCTATAATATTCATAATCCAAGGATATATGTTCTTAAAATTCAGCGCAGCAAACTTAAAAAACAAAGCGTGA
- a CDS encoding GNAT family N-acetyltransferase, producing the protein MITYKKISHDDYDNLLDISKDIWGGTDYLPHIFHQWVDDKGFFLGAYNEYDKLVGCAKLSYLLDGTGWLEGLRVHKDYRNLGIGKELASKILGIAKEKLKDSEINKIAFATHLTNVESININTKLGFKKEWESIIITKDEHYIPKFKIEDFRIEYFNLTYEDYLKLDYCKKLNGLVPLSFKFEKVTPELIEKMNKSNQFISINGYKGMFSIKGDISFEPFETKVEAIDAFYEYFSVLAKENNLPQPMTSICKEDLSLKEVLINNGFNTWCDWQPDYFYFVLSDIHPIN; encoded by the coding sequence ATGATTACATATAAAAAAATTTCACATGACGATTATGATAATTTATTGGATATTTCCAAGGATATATGGGGCGGAACTGATTATTTGCCGCATATTTTTCATCAGTGGGTTGATGATAAAGGTTTCTTTTTGGGAGCATACAATGAATATGATAAATTGGTTGGGTGTGCAAAATTATCCTACCTTTTAGATGGGACAGGCTGGCTTGAGGGTTTAAGAGTTCATAAGGACTACAGAAACCTAGGTATAGGCAAAGAATTGGCTAGTAAAATTTTAGGTATTGCTAAAGAAAAATTAAAAGATAGCGAAATAAATAAAATTGCATTTGCAACTCATTTAACAAACGTTGAGAGTATAAACATAAATACTAAACTTGGCTTTAAAAAAGAATGGGAAAGTATTATAATAACCAAAGATGAACATTATATTCCTAAATTTAAAATAGAAGATTTTAGAATAGAATACTTTAATTTAACTTATGAAGATTATTTAAAGCTTGATTATTGTAAAAAACTTAATGGCCTAGTTCCATTATCATTTAAATTTGAAAAAGTCACACCAGAGCTGATTGAAAAAATGAATAAATCAAATCAATTTATCTCTATTAACGGTTACAAAGGTATGTTCTCAATCAAAGGAGATATTAGTTTTGAACCCTTTGAAACAAAAGTTGAAGCAATCGATGCATTTTATGAATACTTCAGCGTACTTGCAAAGGAGAATAATCTTCCTCAGCCTATGACTTCTATATGTAAAGAAGATCTCTCTTTAAAGGAAGTCTTAATAAACAATGGATTTAATACTTGGTGTGATTGGCAGCCTGATTATTTTTACTTTGTCTTAAGTGACATTCATCCCATTAATTGA